From one Streptomyces chromofuscus genomic stretch:
- a CDS encoding Hsp20/alpha crystallin family protein yields MTSTIEWLPGLPVPSAPTDWAEAGFPVMHTVPETHGIHVEERLTDGTYVLLAELPGVDAEDIEITITDGVLTLRAQRSRVTPDRQSVYGHRTPLPTGAKGEEATAQYGHGVLTITMPVPVPVPVPVPVLDGQPTVPDPAIRLRAGDERLLASHSATDREIHTVFQ; encoded by the coding sequence ATGACCAGCACGATCGAGTGGCTCCCCGGCCTGCCCGTGCCGTCCGCCCCGACCGACTGGGCGGAGGCCGGCTTCCCCGTGATGCACACCGTTCCGGAAACGCACGGCATCCATGTGGAAGAGCGCCTGACCGACGGGACGTATGTGCTGCTGGCCGAGCTTCCGGGAGTCGACGCCGAGGACATCGAGATCACCATCACAGACGGTGTCCTGACCCTGCGCGCGCAGCGCAGCAGGGTGACCCCGGACAGGCAGTCCGTCTACGGCCACCGCACTCCGCTGCCCACTGGGGCGAAGGGCGAGGAGGCCACGGCGCAGTACGGGCACGGCGTCCTCACCATCACGATGCCGGTGCCGGTGCCGGTGCCGGTGCCGGTGCCGGTCCTGGACGGGCAGCCCACGGTGCCGGACCCGGCAATCCGCCTGCGGGCCGGGGACGAACGCCTGCTCGCCTCCCACTCCGCGACCGATCGGGAGATCCACACGGTGTTCCAGTGA